The Homo sapiens chromosome 16, GRCh38.p14 Primary Assembly genome includes the window ATCGTGCCACTCACACttagcctgagagacagagtgagaccctatctaaaacacacacacacacacacacacacacacacacacacacacacacacacacagttccttTTGGGGCCTATTAAATTTGACGTGCTGACAGATGTTCCACGTGGAGGGGCGGTAAGGTGGctggagagagaagacagaaggcAAACTGATCATCAGCACATCAGTGGTGTGAAGCCCCTGGGCCTGGATGATGGGAGAAAGGatggtcagaaaaaaaaacaaaaactgagggtcGAGGACTGGGCACTCTCATGCTTAGGCCTGGAGAGAAGGAGGAACCACCAATGAGGTGGCAGGAATATCAGGAGCACGGGGTGTTACAGAAGCCCAGAGAAGGAAAGCTGTTCGAGAAAGATAAtctggccgggcgaggtggctctcacctgtaatcccaacaccttgggaggctgaggtgggaggatcccttgaggctaggagttccataccaacctgggcaacatagtgagaccctgtctctacaaaaaaattaaaaattatccggtgtgatggtgcgtgcttgtagtcctagctacttgggaggttaaggatcacttgagcccaggaggtcaaggctgcagtgaactatgatcatgtcactgcattgctgcctgggtgaccctgtctctaaagaaagagaggaggctgggcaccgtggctcatgcctgtaatcccagcactttgggaggaagaggcgggtggatcacgaggtcaggagttcgagaccagcctgaccaacatggcgaaaccccgtctcttctaaaaatacaaaaattagctaggtgtcgTGGCATgtgcctcaggaggctgaggcagtgagctgatatctcccacctgaacccaggaggcagaggttgcagtcagccaagatggtgccactgcactccagcctggccgacagagcgagactccatctcaaacaaaaaaaaaaaagagaggagatagAGCAAAGGGGAATATAATATGGTCAACCATGTTGAGGGCTGTCAGGGCAAGTAAGATAATGACAGAGATTTAGCAAGATGGATGTCACTGGTGACCATGGCAGGATGGCTCTGATGGTGGGATGGGCACAGAAGCCTTGGCTGTTCATAATCCCAGTTCCCAGCTATCAGAGCCCTGGCTTTCCTGGTGAGGTGCTAGGTGTGGTTTACTAGACAGCATTCTAATACCACATTAGCTGCTGCCAAAGGAGTGTTGGAATGCTGTAGGGAAGGACTGGTGAAAGGGAGCAGGTGATGCTCTGGGAACAGGCTAGGCTAGGACAAGAGCAGAAGGGAGCAGAGGAACAGGCGAGGCAAACAGGGTGTCCTGCGCCCAATCAAATGGTCCAGGCCCAGCTGTTATGAGAATAGCCACCTAGGGGTTGGGCCAGCAAGGAGAAAAGGTGAGGTGGCCGGAGAGCCCATGCTACAAAAATACCCCAAATATCCACACAGTATAAGGCACTGGGCTGGGTGCCAGTACTCAGATGAATCTACCTCTATTCCTGCCTTTGGGAAGTGCATGGTCACTTGGGGAGAAAAACAGCCAACTGAAATAACTCCAACCAGGACATGGTCAACAGCGgacaggaggccaggcatggtggctcatgcctataatcccagcactttgggaggccgaggtgggcagatcacttaaggccaggagttcgagaccagcctggccaacatggtgaaaccccgactctactaaaaatacaaaaattagctgggtgtgatggcgcgtgcctgtagtcccagctacttgcaagattgaggtaggagaattgcttgaacctagaggcagaggtagcagtgagccaagatcgtgccactacactccagcctgggcaacagagcaagactctgtctcaaaaaaataagtggaCAGGATGTCGGGAGGCACAGAAGAGGAAGTGACCAGGAGAGGAGACACCACTTAAGCTGGGCCTTAAACACGAATAGGAGTTTGCTGGGCAGGGCAGAAGGCATTTGCTTGAGAGGACTGAGGCCCACGGGCTTGGAGGTGGGAGGCAAGGGGCCACATGTATCTACAGCAAAGGGTGGCTGGGACAGAGATGACTGGATGGAAAGGAGGGCCTGGGTACTCCGCGTATCTTAACTTTATCCTGAGGGCAGTGGAGAGCCAGGGAAgatttttgttgatttgtttgtttttattgatatatcatagttgtacatattaGGGAAGATATGAAGAAGAGGAGTGACATAGTCCGCCAGAGTGTGGCCGAGGAGTAGGAGGAGTGTGAAGAGGCTGGGGTACTGTCCAGACCAGAGACGGTGGTGGCCTTGACATCTCCCCAGAGATGGGGATGGAGGGGAGGGACCATATTCCAGAGCTGtttgggaggcagaagggagACTGAGGGGAGGGTGGGGCATGAAAGACAGGGAGGTGCCCAGGGCAGGCAGGTTCCTGCCTTGACAGCACCAACAGGAGCAGGAATCTCTCCACGGACTGAGGCGCCGGGCAGGGAGGGGATGGTTCCTGAGAggccaacctgcctcccagtCCTGGGCCCCGGGGCTGGCGGAGGCCTCCTGTACACGCACACGCACGCACATGCGCACGCACACGCACGCGCACAGACGCTGCCTGGATTTTGCTTTGGGTTCCGTCTTCTCACTGCGGACCCTGGATTGAAACGATCTCCCCGCGGCCGCCGCCGCTACCTGGTGCCCGCAGGTGCCTGCAGGAGTCCTGGGGCCAGCTGGCCTCGATGTACGTCAGCACGCGGGAACGGTACAAGTGGCTGCGCTTCAGCGAGGACTGTCTGTACCTGAACGTGTACGCGCCGGCGCGCGCGCCCGGGGATCCCCAGCTGCCAGTGAGTGCCAGGTCTCCCGCGCCCGCGGTCCCACCGCCGCCCACCGCCCCGCTCAGATCCCGGCCTTCTTCGTCCAGGTGATGGTCTGGTTCCCGGGAGGCGCCTTCATCGTGGGCGCTGCTTCTTCGTACGAGGGCTCTGACTTGGCCGCCCGCGAGAAAGTGGTGCTGGTGTTTCTGCAGCACAGGCTCGGCATCTTCGGCTTCCTGAGGTGGCGGGGCCGGTACCCTTTGGGACCGCAGCTGTGGCCAGAGCGGCGGGGACTGGGTGGGAagggaggggcggggcctggggcgGGGATGGGGGGGGTGGGGCCGcgaggcgggggcggggcctggcgcTCGGTGGAAGGGGCGGGCGCTCCATACCATCTGGATGGGGCGAGCTAACTCCAAGGAAGGGGGTGTGGTCGCAGGACTGGGTCTTAGAGGGGCaaggctgggctgggtgggggAAGCCCAGGAGGGCAGCCCAACGCGCCCCGACTGTCGAGGCCCGGGACCCTGACAGTGAACCCCACACGCCCAGCACGGACGACAGCCACGCGCGCGGGAACTGGGGGCTGCTGGACCAGATGGCGGCTCTGCGCTGGGTGCAGGAGAACATCGCAGCCTTCGGGGGAGACCCAGGAAATGTGACCCTGTTCGGCCAGTCGGCGGGGGCCATGAGCATCTCAGGACTGGTGAGAGCAATGCCCAGACGGACCGAGCACAGACTTAGGCTCCTGCGTTCCCACAAATGTATGCTCCACTGCACAGGCCATGTGCAGATTTGCGTGTACAGGAACGTGCCTGCCACAGAAATGCTCTCGCCCCTGCCAAGGGTACAGCCCCTCATAGCCAAGGATGTCTCCTCTGTTGAGGGATAgcactgatgagaaaactgagccccaGGAAGGGTAGTGCTGAGGCTTGGGGTAATCAGTGAATCCAGGTGCTACCCAGCACCTTCTGCCTCTCCACATTCCCCCAGAACTCTATCCCCTGAACAGAGCCCACCATCTGCCCCCTGGGCAAGGCTAGGACCTCACACCAGGCCTGCAAGCCAGGGGCATGAGTTGACGGGCTTTGCCCCTGACTCCTGTGTGACTGCTGACCTGGGATGTGCCTGGAATGTGGGTGTACTGTAAGGTGCCCTGTGAGGGGCATATGGCTGGGAAGTGAACACATCACACAGGACATTGCTGGCCACAGTCATAATAATACTCAACAGCTGAGcacttcctgtgtgccaggcattcttcTAAGCACCTTATGTGTCGTCATCCATGTAATTCCTTCAATAGTCCAAAAAGAAAAGTACTGTTGTCTCCATTCTACAGATAAAGAAACGAAGGCCCAGAGAATTAAGCAACTTTATCCAAAATTCActaaaaagcagaggaaaaaaaaatttttttttttgagacggagtttcgctcttgttgcccaggctggagtgcaatggcgtgatctcagctcaccattacctccgcctcccgggttcaagcgattctccaaaGCAGGGAAAGATTGTAAGCAGCaaagtgacatgatcagatgTGCATTTAGAGAGATGGCTCAGCCTGCTGCATGGGACTGGGTTGGCAAGAAACAGGAGCAGAGACTCGGAGAGCTACTGGGAGGGGCAGGGATGGGGATAGGATATATCCTAGGAGAGATCATGGGGCTGGCTCTAAAGCAGGGGCAGGAAAGATGGAGAGCAGAGGATGGCTCAGAGTGATCCAGGAGGCCAAATGGGCAGGACTAGGGCAGCTGGGGTGTGGTCATTAGCAGAGATAGGGAAGGcccctggggctgggggatggtATGGGGTAAGGAATGCCACCCAGACAGGGATTGGCTGGAGCAGGTTTGGGGCATATGAAGTCTGAGGTATCCAAGGGACAGGATGGGAGGCCCTAGATGTACTTGTTCCCCCAACTTGGGCAGTGGAGAGAGGCTAACAGCTGTCAGCACAGGTAACAACCTGGGGAAACCATGAGGTCCCTTCCACCTACCCCTCATTTCTAGCCCTAAAGTAGAGGGAGACCACTTTTCCACACCAGCAGATTCCCTCCCCCAATCTCACATCCCCTCTGGAACCCACTGGGGCCCACTGTACAGACCAGAGGCAGGAATACCACTGGCTTTAGGTCTAGGACATCACCCCAGGACTCCTGACTCCCTCCCAGCTACTTGCCCTTCCTGGCTTCACTCAGGCTGCCTGCCCATGGCCAGACAGATGCCCAGAACAGCCCAGGTGTCTCTACTTGGGCATCTCACGGGTGTATTCCTCCCTGTTCTTGCAGATGATGTCACCCCTAGCCTCGGGTCTCTTCCATCGGGCCATTTCCCAGAGTGGCACCGCGTTATTCAGACTTTTCATCACTAGTAACCCACTGAAAGTGGCCAAGGTGAGTGCCTCTCCTTCCCCAGGGCTCAGCATGGAAGGGCAGGATGGAAGCACCACTGAGCATCCTTTCTTCTCTCTATAGAAGGTTGCCCACCTGGCTGGATGCAACCACAACAGCACACAGATCCTGGTAAACTGCCTGAGGGCACTATCAGGGACCAAGGTGATGCGTGTGTCCAACAAGATGGTAGGTAGAACATTCCAGCTGCCTGACCTGGCTGCCTGAGGGCCATCCTCCTATCCTGGTACCCAGCCACCCCCAACTACTTCCCcagggaccctgtctcaagagCACACGAGGGAGACTTCCTTTAACTCTGATCCCTTCCTCTCCCCCATAGAGATTCCTCCAACTGAACTTCCAGAGAGACCCGGAAGAGGTAAACAGGCCACATTCTGCAATTTGAGTATTTATTTaacacctactttgtgccaggcacttgggATACTTAGGGAATTGTTCAGGCCAAGATCCCTTCCCTAgtggagctgatgttccagtggGGAAGGAGAATAAAccctataaataaatatattatccaCCTCCTTAGAAGGTGATAGGTGAATAGCAAGGAATGGAGAGGGTAAAGGGGTTGGACATTTTGGGAGGTATGGACTTTTAAATAGAATGGCTAGAACAGGACTCAGTGAAGTGAAATTTAGCAAAGATTTTCAAGAGGTGAAGGAGTGAGCTATACAGATACCCGCGGCCATCCCAAGTCCACGTAATTTGGTCCTGCCTATCCTGCTCCCCTCCCACACCCATCCTCCTGGGGCTCACCATGCCAGCCCCAGCCTTTTCCCAATCAAAGAACCTAGGCTAGAGCAGCCTCTGAAGGGGCACCCAAGGTTGCAGGGACCCTGGGAGGATACTTGAGGAGACTGGCTGGAAATGCCCTTTGCCTTGTAGATTATCTGGTCCATGAGCCCTGTGGTGGATGGTGTGGTGATCCCAGATGACCCTTTGGTGCTCCTGACCCAGGGGAAGGTTTCATCTGTGCCCTACCTTCTAGGTGTCAACAACCTGGAATTCAATTGGCTCTTGCCTTATGTAAGTGAGTAGGAGTTCAATTGGCTCTTGCCTTACGTAAGTGAGTACCATAGTGGAGGCAGGGAAGGATGCCTCTTGGACGGTGCTGGGCACCAGGTCAGATGCCAGTAGCCCCTCTGTGGATGCCCTATGTTTGGGAGCCTCCTGTAGTCCCTGTACAGTGAAAACTGGCCATGAATGATggaggggaagaagggagaagtATGGCCTGCTGGAGATTTGAGGACCACAAATTCTCAGATCATAGTTTAGATGGGTTATGATGTTCATTCCCAAGCCTCTAGGCAACTGCAAATCCTGAAGCCCTCCCTTGCTCCTGGGTCAGGGTAGATGCCCCAACTCAGGATGGACCCCCACTCAGTACCACTTCAGCTCTGGCCCAGGTGGTAGTGATGAGCAGGATGGGAGCAGGGGGACAAGAGAGAGTCATGGGCCCTTCCTGGGCTGTGTGCTGTGTCTGATAACTCATCATTAGATGGGCAAGACCTTTGGGGCCTTTGTAGCTCTGGCCAGAATCCCTCCTAATGCTCAGGCCTGACCCACACTGGGGTCCTTGTCTTGTGAACAGATCATGAAGTTCCCGCTAAACCGGCAGGCGATGAGAAAGGAAACCATCACTAAGATGCTCTGGAGTACCCGCACCCTGTTGGTGAGGGACCCAGCTGGCAGGGGTGCTCAGTTCGGACAGGGTTGACCCCCCTGTTTTTTTTAACCTAgtagctgctctttgcaaagggGCTCCCAGCCAGGGTAAGGATCTTTCTTGGAGGGTCTGGGGTTTGCTGTGGGATCAGATGACTGCTTACAGGTAAGGTGCTCAGGGTCACAGGGGCAGTTATGCAGCAAAATCAGGGGTTACAATCAGCAGAGACAGAAACTTTCCCAGGAAGctccctttctccccctcccAGGCCAAAAACTCCTGGGGGGCTGAGCATGGATCCAAGTCACTGGTGGGCCCACCTCTGGCCCAGCTGGCACCCAGGCCTCAGGTAAGTGTGGCCTCCTCACTCAGAATATCACCAAGGAGCAGGTACCACTTGTGGTGGAGGAGTACCTGGACAATGTCAATGAGCATGACTGGAAGATGCTACGAAACCGTATGATGGACATAGTTCAAGATGCCACTTTCGTGTATGCCACACTGCAGACTGCTCACTACCACCGAGGTATGCAGGGTCCCCAAGAGTGGCCACACTGGCCCCGTCCACTCTCCAGGTGTGCTGTTTACCAACTGGGCTTATCGACTGCTCCCCTACCCTCTCTGTACTTCTGGGCTAGTATAGGATTCTAAGATATCACAGAGGAGGCAGCATGCTATCAACTACAAGAGaggaaggggccaggcacggtggctcacacctgtaatcccagcactttgggaagccgaagtgggtggatcatttgaggccaggagttctagaccagcctcaccaacatggtgaaaacccatctctactaaaagtacaaaaaaattagccagctgtagtggcgcatgcctatagtcccagctactcagtaggctgacgcaggagaatcgcttgaacctgggagggggaggttgcagtgagccgacatcacaccactgcactccagcctgggcaacagagcgagactccatctcaaaaaaaaaacaaaaaaagtataagaGAGGAACTGTTCTTCCTTAGGAACAAGGGCAGGACCTCAAACAGTCCAGAGGAGAAGCctggggtggtcagggaaggcttcctggctGAGAGGACAGGCTTAGGGGCACCTTGAAAGTTCAGGCTGACTGGGGCTAGGGGAACATGTGGGTAACAGGTTAAAGGGGGGGGGGCTGGAAAATGCAGACACCAAAGACCCTTCAATATGAGGCCAAGAAAGGAAGGTTCAGAACAGGGAAAAGGAAGGCTTCCATGATCCTGGCCACAATCCTGTGAATTAGGTTTTAGTATTCTCAGTCTGAAGATAAGGAATTATTGATACAATTCAGAAAGGTAGAGCAACTTGCTTTAGGTCACACAGTGAATGAGTAGTGCAGACAGGATTCAAGTCTGCCCCCTTGATTCTGAAGCCAAAGCTCTTTTTCCTGCTTGGTGCAGGTGAGTGGGAGGCATGGGGTGGATGAGAAGCCTAGGCAGAGGCTTTTCCTGCATCCCTCCTCAGTTTCCCTATTCACAGATGCCGGCCTCCCTGTCTACCTGTATGAATTTGAGCACCACGCTCGTGGAATAATCGTCAAACCCCGCACTGATGGGGCAGACCATGGGGATGAGATGTACTTCCTCTTTGGGGGCCCCTTCGCCACAGGTGCAAAGGTCCCACCTGATACCCCAACTGGGTGTCCAGTCTCCCACCTCTGGATGCAGACCCACCCCTCCATTGGCTGGCCACAGGGAGCTCACCAGTTCCTAATCTGTTATGCTCTCCCAAATGAAAGTCTTCTGCTCCggaagcagcagaagcagcaggagTAGGGTGGGAGGTCAGTGTCCCCTGCTCTGTCCGAAATCCCACATCCCATTCTGCCCCCAGGCCTTTCCATGGGTAAGGAGAAGGCACTTAGCCTCCAGATGATGAAATACTGGGCCAACTTTGCCCGCACAGGGTGAGTCTGCCCCCCAGCACATCTGGGCATTCTACCTGCCCAGTGCTGGACCTGAAGAAGCCAGCTGCTTCGGATATTTGCCCCAGCATGTCCTACAGGAACTGCCCAGTCGGCCCAAACAGGGTGCCCCTTCTTCTTCAGCTTTCCTCAGTCAGTCACCGGATCCTAAACGTCTCTAGAATGTGTCCTTCTTGATCCATGACCCACACTCTTCATTCACTCAAGCATTCCACAGTcattcaccactgcactcttttGGGCCCAGCCCCAGTACTGGGAGCTGGAATTCAAGGATGTTGCAGACATGAGCCCCATCCTCCAGCAGCTCACCACATAAAATCAGGAAATTACAATCTGGTACGCTGAGAGCTGTACTGGGGGAGCACAAGGCACTTTGAGAGCATAGAGGAGGTGTCTGGCCCAGCCTAGGGGGCAGGTGACATGTAAAGAGAGCTTTGGCTAGCCTTGTGACTATTTTCttaaagtctcgctctgtcacccagactggagtgcagtggcgcaatcccagctcactgcaatctccgcctcccaggttcaagcgattctcccacctcggcctcctgaggagttgggattacaggccaccacgcctggctaatttttgtatttttgtagaggtggggtttcacgttggccaggctggtcttgaattcctaacctcaagctatccacccacctcggcctctgaaagtgctgggattacaggcatgagtcactgcgcctggcctctctccTTTCAAATCATCCTCCTTATGACACTCAAAgtgtctttcttcttctttttttttttaaatttttttgagacatggtctcactctgctgcccaggctagagtgtagtggtgcaatcacagctcactgcagccttgacctcccaggctcaagcagtcctctcacttcagcctcccaagtagctgggactacagacacataccaccatgcccgtctaatttttttttttttttgagacagagtctcgctctgtcacccaggctggagagcagtggtgcaatctcagctcactgcaagctctgcttcccgggtttatgccattctcctgcctcagcctaccgagtagctgggactacaggtgcctgccaccatgcctggctaatttttttgtatctttagtagagacgaggtttcaccatgttagccaggatggtctcgatctcctgaccttgtgatctgcccgcctcgggctcccaaagtgctgggattacaggtgtgagccaccacgcctagcctaatttttgtattttttgtagagatgaagtcttgctattttgcccagactggtctccaactcccgggctcaagcaattttctcacctatgcctcccaaagtgttggtcttacaggtgttagccaccatacccagcccaagGGGTCTTTCTGAAATAACATCTGACCAAGTCACTCTCCTGTTTAAAACTCTTCATGGCTTCTCTCTGCCTCCAAGATAAAGTCCCAGCTCCTCAACCTTGCGTGAAAGGCCTTTCAAAATCTTTCCTATGTCATCTCCTTTCCACTTTGATCCCTTTCAcacactctcttttttttttgtttttgtgtttgtttttgagacagtctcgctctgtcacccaggctggagtgcagtggcgcgatctcggctcactgcaatctccacctcccaggttcatgctattctcctgcctcagcctcccgagtagctgggactacaggcacccgccacctcgcccggctttttttttgtatatttagtagagacagggtt containing:
- the CES4A gene encoding carboxylesterase 4A isoform X13, encoding MPSTVLPSTVLPSLLPTAGAGWSMRWILCWSLTLCLMAQTALGALHTKRPQVVTKYGTLQGKQMHVGKTPIQVFLGVPFSRPPLGILRFAPPEPPEPWKGIRDATTYPPGCLQESWGQLASMYVSTRERYKWLRFSEDCLYLNVYAPARAPGDPQLPVMVWFPGGAFIVGAASSYEGSDLAAREKVVLVFLQHRLGIFGFLSTDDSHARGNWGLLDQMAALRWVQENIAAFGGDPGNVTLFGQSAGAMSISGLMMSPLASGLFHRAISQSGTALFRLFITSNPLKVAKKVAHLAGCNHNSTQILVNCLRALSGTKVMRVSNKMRFLQLNFQRDPEEIIWSMSPVVDGVVIPDDPLVLLTQGKVSSVPYLLGVNNLEFNWLLPYNITKEQVPLVVEEYLDNVNEHDWKMLRNRMMDIVQDATFVYATLQTAHYHRGLSMGKEKALSLQMMKYWANFARTGNPNDGNLPCWPRYNKDEKYLQLDFTTRVGMKLKEKKMAFWMSLYQSQRPEKQRQF
- the CES4A gene encoding carboxylesterase 4A isoform X3 encodes the protein MPSTVLPSTVLPSLLPTAGAGWSMRWILCWSLTLCLMAQTALGALHTKRPQVVTKYGTLQGKQMHVGKTPIQVFLGVPFSRPPLGILRFAPPEPPEPWKGIRDATTYPPGWSLALSPGWSAVARSRLTATSASRVQASLLPQPLSIWGYRCLQESWGQLASMYVSTRERYKWLRFSEDCLYLNVYAPARAPGDPQLPVMVWFPGGAFIVGAASSYEGSDLAAREKVVLVFLQHRLGIFGFLRWRGRTDDSHARGNWGLLDQMAALRWVQENIAAFGGDPGNVTLFGQSAGAMSISGLMMSPLASGLFHRAISQSGTALFRLFITSNPLKVAKKVAHLAGCNHNSTQILVNCLRALSGTKVMRVSNKMRFLQLNFQRDPEEIIWSMSPVVDGVVIPDDPLVLLTQGKVSSVPYLLGVNNLEFNWLLPYNITKEQVPLVVEEYLDNVNEHDWKMLRNRMMDIVQDATFVYATLQTAHYHRDAGLPVYLYEFEHHARGIIVKPRTDGADHGDEMYFLFGGPFATGLSMGKEKALSLQMMKYWANFARTGNPNDGNLPCWPRYNKDEKYLQLDFTTRVGMKLKEKKMAFWMSLYQSQRPEKQRQF
- the CES4A gene encoding carboxylesterase 4A isoform X9, producing MPSTVLPSTVLPSLLPTAGAGWSMRWILCWSLTLCLMAQTALGALHTKRPQVVTKYGTLQGKQMHVGKTPIQVFLGVPFSRPPLGILRFAPPEPPEPWKGIRDATTYPPGWSLALSPGWSAVARSRLTATSASRVQASLLPQPLSIWGYRCLQESWGQLASMYVSTRERYKWLRFSEDCLYLNVYAPARAPGDPQLPVMVWFPGGAFIVGAASSYEGSDLAAREKVVLVFLQHRLGIFGFLRWRGRTDDSHARGNWGLLDQMAALRWVQENIAAFGGDPGNVTLFGQSAGAMSISGLMMSPLASGLFHRAISQSGTALFRLFITSNPLKVAKKVAHLAGCNHNSTQILVNCLRALSGTKVMRVSNKMRFLQLNFQRDPEEIIWSMSPVVDGVVIPDDPLVLLTQGKVSSVPYLLGVNNLEFNWLLPYNITKEQVPLVVEEYLDNVNEHDWKMLRNRMMDIVQDATFVYATLQTAHYHRGLSMGKEKALSLQMMKYWANFARTGNPNDGNLPCWPRYNKDEKYLQLDFTTRVGMKLKEKKMAFWMSLYQSQRPEKQRQF
- the CES4A gene encoding carboxylesterase 4A isoform X2 codes for the protein MPSTVLPSTVLPSLLPTAGAGWSMRWILCWSLTLCLMAQTALGALHTKRPQVVTKYGTLQGKQMHVGKTPIQVFLGVPFSRPPLGILRFAPPEPPEPWKGIRDATTYPPGWSLALSPGWSAVARSRLTATSASRVQASLLPQPLSIWGYRCLQESWGQLASMYVSTRERYKWLRFSEDCLYLNVYAPARAPGDPQLPVMVWFPGGAFIVGAASSYEGSDLAAREKVVLVFLQHRLGIFGFLSTDDSHARGNWGLLDQMAALRWVQENIAAFGGDPGNVTLFGQSAGAMSISGLMMSPLASGLFHRAISQSGTALFRLFITSNPLKVAKKVAHLAGCNHNSTQILVNCLRALSGTKVMRVSNKMRFLQLNFQRDPEEIIWSMSPVVDGVVIPDDPLVLLTQGKVSSVPYLLGVNNLEFNWLLPYIMKFPLNRQAMRKETITKMLWSTRTLLNITKEQVPLVVEEYLDNVNEHDWKMLRNRMMDIVQDATFVYATLQTAHYHRDAGLPVYLYEFEHHARGIIVKPRTDGADHGDEMYFLFGGPFATGLSMGKEKALSLQMMKYWANFARTGNPNDGNLPCWPRYNKDEKYLQLDFTTRVGMKLKEKKMAFWMSLYQSQRPEKQRQF
- the CES4A gene encoding carboxylesterase 4A isoform X14, producing the protein MPSTVLPSTVLPSLLPTAGAGWSMRWILCWSLTLCLMAQTALGALHTKRPQVVTKYGTLQGKQMHVGKTPIQVFLGVPFSRPPLGILRFAPPEPPEPWKGIRDATTYPPGWSLALSPGWSAVARSRLTATSASRVQASLLPQPLSIWGYRCLQESWGQLASMYVSTRERYKWLRFSEDCLYLNVYAPARAPGDPQLPVMVWFPGGAFIVGAASSYEGSDLAAREKVVLVFLQHRLGIFGFLRWRGRTDDSHARGNWGLLDQMAALRWVQENIAAFGGDPGNVTLFGQSAGAMSISGLMMSPLASGLFHRAISQSGTALFRLFITSNPLKVAKKVAHLAGCNHNSTQILVNCLRALSGTKVMRVSNKMRFLQLNFQRDPEEIIWSMSPVVDGVVIPDDPLVLLTQGKVSSVPYLLGVNNLEFNWLLPYNITKEQVPLVVEEYLDNVNEHDWKMLRNRMMDIVQDATFVYATLQTAHYHRETPMMGICPAGHATTRMKSTCSWILPQEWA
- the CES4A gene encoding carboxylesterase 4A isoform 6 precursor (isoform 6 precursor is encoded by transcript variant 6) is translated as MRWILCWSLTLCLMAQTALGALHTKRPQVVTKYGTLQGKQMHVGKTPIQVFLGVPFSRPPLGILRFAPPEPPEPWKGIRDATTYPPGCLQESWGQLASMYVSTRERYKWLRFSEDCLYLNVYAPARAPGDPQLPVMVWFPGGAFIVGAASSYEGSDLAAREKVVLVFLQHRLGIFGFLSTDDSHARGNWGLLDQMAALRWVQENIAAFGGDPGNVTLFGQSAGAMSISGLMMSPLASGLFHRAISQSGTALFRLFITSNPLKVAKKVAHLAGCNHNSTQILVNCLRALSGTKVMRVSNKMRFLQLNFQRDPEEIIWSMSPVVDGVVIPDDPLVLLTQGKVSSVPYLLGVNNLEFNWLLPYIMKFPLNRQAMRKETITKMLWSTRTLLNITKEQVPLVVEEYLDNVNEHDWKMLRNRMMDIVQDATFVYATLQTAHYHRDAGLPVYLYEFEHHARGIIVKPRTDGADHGDEMYFLFGGPFATGLSMGKEKALSLQMMKYWANFARTGNPNDGNLPCWPRYNKDEKYLQLDFTTRVGMKLKEKKMAFWMSLYQSQRPEKQRQF
- the CES4A gene encoding carboxylesterase 4A isoform X5, which encodes MPSTVLPSTVLPSLLPTAGAGWSMRWILCWSLTLCLMAQTALGALHTKRPQVVTKYGTLQGKQMHVGKTPIQVFLGVPFSRPPLGILRFAPPEPPEPWKGIRDATTYPPGCLQESWGQLASMYVSTRERYKWLRFSEDCLYLNVYAPARAPGDPQLPVMVWFPGGAFIVGAASSYEGSDLAAREKVVLVFLQHRLGIFGFLRWRGRTDDSHARGNWGLLDQMAALRWVQENIAAFGGDPGNVTLFGQSAGAMSISGLMMSPLASGLFHRAISQSGTALFRLFITSNPLKVAKKVAHLAGCNHNSTQILVNCLRALSGTKVMRVSNKMRFLQLNFQRDPEEIIWSMSPVVDGVVIPDDPLVLLTQGKVSSVPYLLGVNNLEFNWLLPYIMKFPLNRQAMRKETITKMLWSTRTLLNITKEQVPLVVEEYLDNVNEHDWKMLRNRMMDIVQDATFVYATLQTAHYHRDAGLPVYLYEFEHHARGIIVKPRTDGADHGDEMYFLFGGPFATGLSMGKEKALSLQMMKYWANFARTGNPNDGNLPCWPRYNKDEKYLQLDFTTRVGMKLKEKKMAFWMSLYQSQRPEKQRQF
- the CES4A gene encoding carboxylesterase 4A isoform X8, yielding MTAWKRKKRVSTGSRIQLGLFHIYAKSWLWCALHTKRPQVVTKYGTLQGKQMHVGKTPIQVFLGVPFSRPPLGILRFAPPEPPEPWKGIRDATTYPPGCLQESWGQLASMYVSTRERYKWLRFSEDCLYLNVYAPARAPGDPQLPVMVWFPGGAFIVGAASSYEGSDLAAREKVVLVFLQHRLGIFGFLRWRGRTDDSHARGNWGLLDQMAALRWVQENIAAFGGDPGNVTLFGQSAGAMSISGLMMSPLASGLFHRAISQSGTALFRLFITSNPLKVAKKVAHLAGCNHNSTQILVNCLRALSGTKVMRVSNKMRFLQLNFQRDPEEIIWSMSPVVDGVVIPDDPLVLLTQGKVSSVPYLLGVNNLEFNWLLPYIMKFPLNRQAMRKETITKMLWSTRTLLNITKEQVPLVVEEYLDNVNEHDWKMLRNRMMDIVQDATFVYATLQTAHYHRDAGLPVYLYEFEHHARGIIVKPRTDGADHGDEMYFLFGGPFATGLSMGKEKALSLQMMKYWANFARTGNPNDGNLPCWPRYNKDEKYLQLDFTTRVGMKLKEKKMAFWMSLYQSQRPEKQRQF